The genomic region ATTGGTTGCTTTGTTATAACAGTCATGAGATGAGCTTGAAAGTAGGGTTGCAACTTGCGAACTGCCACTATTAAAGCAAAAATGAGCTTTTCTATCTTTGAGTACCTTTTTTCGCCGTTCTGCAACACCTTGCTAACATAGTACACTGACAATTGATGAACTCCTTTTGTCTTGATCAAAATCGCTGCCATCATTTCTTCAGAGGTTGCCAAAAAAAGATAGAGTTTCCACTACTCGATGTGACATCAAAAGTAGTGGAGACCTGAAGTATAACTTGAGCTTTTCAAAAGAAGCTTGGCATTCctcttttcaaataaaagaggTTCTAAAGGCGTTAAAGAAAGGTAAGCATTTATCTGACATTCTAGAGACAAACCTGTTGAGTGCAACCACCCTCCATGTGAGGCGCTGAATGTCTTTGATGGTTTTCGGGGGAGGCATATCTAGAAAGTCCCAAATTTTCTCAGGGTTCGCCTTTGTACCTTTATTTGAAACAATGGAGCCTAAGAATTTCCTAGCTCTCACACCAAAAGAACACTTCCCTGGATTTAACTTCATATTATAAGTTTGCAGAACAACAAAAGCTTCAGACAAATCCTTGATATGCACCTTTAGAGTAGAACTCTTCACTAACATGTCATCTACATAGGCTTCAACACTGCGACCAATATGCTCGTTGAACATCTTTTTAATTAACCTCTGATAAGTTGCACATGCATTCTTAAACCCAAAAGGCATGACTCAATAATAGAACAAGCTCCCTTCCGTGCAATGGCCATTTTATCCTGATCTTCTAGAgccatgaaaattttgttataacCTGAGAATGCATCCATAAAGCTCATAAACTTATGGCCTGATGACGCATCTACCAGTCTGTCAATCAAGGGTAAAGAAAACTATCCTTTGTGCAAGCCTTGTTGACTAGTaaaatcaatgcacattctccaCTTTTCATTGGCCTTTTTCACCATCACAACATTTGACACCCAACCTGGGTACACCGCCTCCTTGATAAATTCTACTGAAAGCAGCTTGCCTACCTCTTGTCTAATAGTCTCCACAACCTGTGGAGTAAATAATCTTCTTTTTTACTTAACTAGTTTAACCTAGGAGGACACGTTTAGTGGATGGACAATCACCCGAGGATCCACACCAGGTATGCCTACTGCTGACCAcgcaaaaatatttgaattctcCCTTAATCACTGCACTAGGTCTTCCTTTTATTCTTCTGTCAATGTTGATGAGATCCTTATCAACTTGTCCGTgttatcataaaataattacaaagtcTCTGTGACTTCTGTTACTTTTAGCTTGCGAACTCTCTTCTCACTTCTAACATCTAGACTGACCAAATCTAAAACCTGGTTAACCATGTCTGCCTACTGCGAACTCTGACCCTATGGTtcttgcttatgtgtttgtTTAACTGACAACATGTGACACTGCCTGGTTGTTCTTTGATCAAACTTCATGAAACCTATCCCCGTCCTAGTAGGGAATTTAATCTTCATATAAAGAAGTAGCAATCATCATTTTAGCCATTCTCATAATAGGACACCCAAAGATGGAATTGTAAGCCATTGGATGGTCTACTAAAAAGAACTGAACGTATTTTATAGTGGTGTGCGCGTTATCCCCCACGGTAACAGGCAAGGTAATACACCCCTTCACCTTGACTGGATGGTTCGCAAAACCATACAATGGGCTTGTCTTCTTTAAAGTTTATTCTTTCAGCCCTATTTTCTGATGCACGTCGTAAGTCAACATCTTCACAGCACTTCCattataaaccaaaattctTTTAACCTCAAATCCTACTATAGTTGCTGATACGACCATAGAGTCATTTCCTTCCTCATCACATACTAAATCCTCATCCTTTGTATTAAATTCCACTCTCTACTTTCCTTGTTGACGCAACCTCTTCGGTGAACTGACTGACATCACACTTCTAAAATGAGCATCTCTTCATATTTGAGGTTACCCACTCCTCATCTATACTAATTATTATGTGTATATTGCGTCTAACCTTTTGTTTACCTTTATCAGTACCCTGCGGACTCTGACCTGATGGTGAGGCATCTTGAGCCACAAAATCTTTTAACTTGCCATTTCTAACTGCCTTTTCAATATCATCTTTCAAAGAGAAACAATCCCTAGTCTTGTGCCCTAGTCATTGTGAAAATTACATCTATCCCTTGAGTTGGCTCTTGACTGATTGCGTCGTATGGGTGAAGGGCTTGgcaaaatacccaaattttttacctaattaagaATATAGGTATGTGTAGCATTTAAGGGAGTGTAAGCTTCAAATTTTCCTTGAGGAATCTGGAATGCCCATGGCAATTCATTTAACGAGTAGTTCCTTTGTTGTCCCCCTCCTTGTACATGCAGACTCTGAGAAGGAGGACCTTGATGGTTGCGAACTACCTAACAACGTCTAAATTGTCTGTCATCCCTCTGAAAAGTGTTGTGAGCTGCCCTTTTAATTTCCTCTACCTTAGCGAACTTATGCGCCCTCTTATACAAGTTTGCCAAACTTTTTggcctatttttagtaaatgaGTATTACATGTACTCATTTTGGACTCCCATGATAAAGGCATCAATGGTCCATTGGTCTTTCAGGCTCTTTGTGTTTAACGTGGTTGTATGGAACCTTTTGACATTGTCTTGCAAAGATTATCCATCATTCTGTTTCACTAACATCAAACCCATAGGGATGCTTATTATTATCTTATGGGCTCAAAATCTTCCCAAAAACATCTGACCTAACTGCATAAAGCTTTGAATGGAGCCTTGTGGTAGGGATAAATACCAATCTTTCGTACTTCCCTGAAAGTCATAGAGAAGACTTTACATTTTACTACATTTGAACACATTAATGTAATCATTATACTACATGAGATGAGCTTTAGGATCCCTCCTACCTTTGAACATCTCTTCCGACACTTTAAACTCAAATGGTAGGTCACAACTGCTACTTTCAGAGATGAGGGGTTGTTAGGACAAAATAACCAGTCCATGTCTTGCACATCAGGGTGTAATGCTTGCACATCTCTACGTAAATCATTCATCTCATTCTACCATGGCTTTGCATGTTCTCCCACAACCTCCTCCTAAAGATGTGTGACATGGTCTTGAAGATTAAAGTGGTCGCATTGCATCTTCCTTCTTAGTTCTTCGTTCTGTCTTAGCAGCTCCTGTTGAAATAATTGATGTTGCTTAAACTTGACACTTTTTTGAGTCATTTTTTCCTTCATCAACCTCATTTGCTCCTACAAATCAAATAGTTGTTATGATGATGCTGCTTGATCTAAGGGAAATGACGGTCCCTAACTAGAGGGAACATTGAGATTGAAAGAGTTGGAAGCGCCTGCTTGGCCCGAGTTACCTAGATTTCCTAGTCGATTAGCAAACCAACCAGCATAAAGGTCTATCTCAATGGGTTGATTACCGGTGCCAGAACCTCCTGCTTGGCCTAATGGAAAACTGCTGGGAAAATTCTCGTTGGGGtgagtcattttagttttttggtTTTCTAATGGTCGAAAATTTTTCCACGCTCAGCGCTCTAAATTGTTGAGTGTTTGTAGTGTATCCTTCAAAAGGGTTAGATTctctatttatatgatatggttACTTTTCATGGATGAGACATCGTAGGTAGGTCCCCATGTATGCCAACACGTACCCTATTCTAGGGTTAACATGTATTGTCTAGATGTGGATTCGTCTTCGTGGTGGTGCGAACCCATATCGTGCGGTCTCATAGAAGGATGCAAACACCTCACGTTTGAACCCAAAATGCGAACCCTATAGACTATGGGTCAAGACCCAATCGAATAATCAGGTAGCAAATCGATAATGACGAATaccataacaaatttaaatatgatgttaattaaacttctttaatttaatcaaaattttcaaattctaatACATCATAGTGAATAAATGATATGGCATATCCAAGTTATTTCGAACTAATATTTTAGTTCTTCAATTGCaatccattttaaatttaatttttgtcttaaaaccaaccaaattaaacataattaaattatttgagtaagtgattttttttgagttattgttttgataagtaaattatttgaaaaggttTTCTTAATTACGTAGTCACTTCCAATATTTCATCAAGAATATtggataaaataaaagttaatttaattaaaaaatcacataaaatttaattaaaagtaattacataaatttttccaaataaatgaaattgtataaaaatagcAGAATCATTTGTGGCTTTCAATTGTAGGTTGGATTCTATTACGGTGTGGGTTGAATCATATCTTCATACTCGCCTCTAGTTTTACTCTCTTGAGGGACAAGTGAAAGAAAAACTGACCGCTCAAGGGGTAATTAGTGAGTAATGCTACAATGAATGAAGGGGAAGAAGTGCGTAAGGGCTCGTCAGACCACATAGTGGAATTTCGAAGAGTTGCATCATCTTGGATATGCAATATCCATCGTCGAGGTTGGTGTATTATAAAGTGACGAAGTTGTGTTTGAAAGATCGGTTCCATCGCCAAATTGATATGACAACTTTCACAAGTTGGTCAGGATCAAGAGGTTCGGTGGTTTTTCACGCGATTGCCAATGTGATCGTGGACGGTTTGTTGATACTTGTGGATCTCTCCTCTCAAGATATTTTCCTTCTGCGTTTGACGCTATTGCCCATTTTGCCTAAATCACCTCATATATGCTTGAGATGCTTCAAAATTATTATCCTCGGTGAATTCACTGCCAACGGTATGCTGATCACACCAGTCCCAAAGTTGAatatatttttctgaaaattgaTCCCTTCTCAAATTAATCTCACAAAGCTTATCGTGGTTCTTCGGTTTCTTTGGAGGCACAACGATAGTAATATCACCATCTCGATACAACACCACTGAAACTATAAACAAATACAATAAACGTAGTTTtgtgaatttgaaataataagtaTATCAACTAAATACGACTATACCAATAACTAACTTGTTCTTGCATGTTCATCATTTCTCGCTCGAATCCATTTAGGGTCCTTGATAAAATTAGTATGATCCAAGTGATCTACAAATACGTTcaaaaccaaaatgtaaaatagattataaatatttataatttagtatgTTCTAATACATTAAGTATGATTATATGTTTACCTTTTCATAAGAGAAAAAGTATGGCTACCCCATTCTTTCAGGAATAGTGATAAGTGTgtaatttactaattatttataatattttttactttaaattatgttatttatgttcttaattatattatttatacttatattttatttattattgatatagGAAATAATTAGAGAAAATGGAGCTTAAAGGTTATTTTTGACAAGTTTTTTCGATTTGAACTTTCAATACAATGCACTTTCAATATTTTGGCCATAACTTCAGCTACAGACCTCCCTTTTGGGCCCTTAATATACTAATTCGaaggaaattaaaagatttatcTAAAGTTATTGTATGCCTGAACCCCCAAAATGTCAAGAAGGCACCCAAAATTGCCTAGAAATTTGCCACGAAAATATCCAAAAAGACCTAAAAAAATCTACTTTATTTAATTCAGGGTACTTTTGTAGGTTCtctgttataatatttttgccctataaatagacattatTAGGTTAAGATTTGAAGAGACTTAgaccaaactatttttagttttatttagttttctttattttaaggGTTTCTAAACCCTCTTTTCTAGTTGAAGTAATATTCAAAGTTTGATGCTATAAGTTTGTGaggtcaaattatttttaatctttccTTGTTCTTTAATATTTGCATGTCtgctagtttaattaaaattaattagatttgTTGAATATTCGGCCGATATTTGATAGCTTAGAATGATTGCTTTGTCAATTAGATAATTAGTCGATCGTTTGATTTGTAGTATTTGTGACGACTGCAAAATTATTTGTGTAGTGTGTGTATGTGATCTAACTTAAATAAACCCTAATCTTGCATTTTGGTTAGAATTAGGTCTCTTTCGTTCTTAAgattattgataaattaaattcctAAGCGATTGTTATAGGGTTATTTGTCAATAAGGGAAGTAATTAATGGCGATTGTCTGGATTATCGAGAAGGTAAAAAGAGATTAGGTTACTAGGCAATCGTCAGTAACTATAACCAATTTATTAAAGAACATTGAAATTCATCCTTGCATCAATGATCAAACCCTTGAATCAAACGAAGAACTTACATTGACTAGAATTCATCTCATtgattttcctaaaattttaattattgctttctttgctttttccaaatcttaattttagttttaaagttttcCTTAAAactccctttattttatttattttagttgaaGGAATGAGATTATTACTGATATCAATGGATACAACCCTACTTGTTTCTTTTACTAAATATTCTTGTAACAATCCATTTTTAGTAGTGTCGAAACGGTGGTTTCGGAACCCTATTTCTAATgttcaaaactataaatattattatttaatatttacaaggttaGTATGAAgtttaattagattttggttctttaattttgttaaatggatagttaattaagataCAAGTGTAACGATCCTAAAGTTAGTAGTGTCGAAAAATGaagtatcgggacctcatttcctGAACTGAGCCTGTAAGTATTTTTGTTAAgtatttatggagttattatataggtgaattgaattttggatgggtaatttttttttttgaattagtggCTAATCaaggtacaatgactaaattttaaaagtagtaaaatttaatcgctatgaatttttaattaactgAGGGACCAGTTGTGTAATTGGATCCTTTTTACTATGCCAAATGGTGGTGGAGGCTAGTTGTAAGCCATCCACCTTggta from Gossypium raimondii isolate GPD5lz chromosome 1, ASM2569854v1, whole genome shotgun sequence harbors:
- the LOC128039243 gene encoding uncharacterized protein LOC128039243 → MPFGFKNACATYQRLIKKMFNEHIGRSVEAYVDDMLVKSSTLKVHIKDLSEAFVVLQTYNMKLNPGKCSFGVRARKFLGSIVSNKGTKANPEKIWDFLDMPPPKTIKDIQRLTWRVVALNSKVLQNGEKRYSKIEKLIFALIVAVRKLQPYFQAHLMTVITKQPIKDIFSRVDTSAKTELGAGIFLIDPDENEWQYKLFFNFQASNSTAEYKALVSGLQLALQLGVKELVIQTDSQLVEK